A region of Solea solea chromosome 7, fSolSol10.1, whole genome shotgun sequence DNA encodes the following proteins:
- the LOC131462132 gene encoding S-arrestin-like isoform X1, whose protein sequence is MSPKHIVFKKVSHDKSVTVYMAKRDFVDHCDFVDPVDGVILIDPLQLQGRKVYVMLSCTFRYGRQDMDVMGVAFRRDLFLVTRQVYPELQDKDTLTHTKIQKKLLQKLGDNAFPFFFEFPDNLPCSVTMQPGPLDVGKKCAVEFEVKAFCGENRDEKINKQSSVRLSIRKIQFSPALSDVAPVAETTFEFLMSENPLHVKMSLPKETFYHGEPVKVNVDITNSSSRNIKNISLSVEQVTNVVLYSNDKYVKSVAIEETEDTVPAGTSLRTDYTLFPVLAYNRERRGLALDGRLKHEDTNLASSSIVKQDVLMDVQGILVSYKVVLRMIACGTLTSSDVCVELPFKLMNPNPEPAKDSETEDMVFEEFKRAYLKGVVYGDDDESPTEA, encoded by the exons ATGAGTCCAAAACACATCGTCTTCAAGAAAGTTTCCCACGACAAGTCG GTGACGGTCTACATGGCCAAAAGAGACTTTGTGGATCACTGTGACTTTGTGGATCCAGTTG ATGGCGTGATCCTCATCGATCCACTGCAGCTGCAGGGAAggaaag TGTATGTGATGCTGTCCTGCACGTTTCGGTACGGCCGTCAGGACATGGACGTGATGGGCGTGGCCTTCAGGCGGGACCTGTTCCTGGTGACCCGGCAAGTTTACCCCGAGTTGCaggacaaagacacactgactcacacaaagATCCAAAAGAAGCTGCTGCAGAAGCTTGGAGACAACGCCTTTCCCTTCTTCTTCGAG tttCCAGATAACCTGCCGTGTTCTGTCACAATGCAGCCGGGACCACTGGATGTGGGAAAG AAATGTGCGGTGGAGTTTGAGGTGAAGGCATTCTGTGGTGAAAACAGAGAtgagaaaatcaacaaaca GAGTTCAGTTCGTCTGAGTATCCGTAAGATCCAGTTCAGTCCAGCACTCAGTGACGTGGCTCCGGTCGCAGAGACGACCTTTGAGTTCCTGATGTCAGAGAATCCACTGCATGTCAAAATGAGTCTGCCCAAAGAG ACATTTTACCACGGCGAGCCGGTCAAAGTCAACGTTGACATCACCAACTCGTCAAGCAGGAATATCAAAAACATCAGTCTGTCAG TGGAGCAGGTGACCAACGTTGTTCTTTACTCCAACGACAAATACGTCAAGTCTGTGGCCATAGAGGAGACCGA GGACACAGTTCCTGCAGGGACATCTCTGAGGACAGACTACACACTGTTTCCAGTCCTGGCTTACAACAGAGAACGTAGAGGACTGGCCCTGGACGGACGACTGAAACAtgaggacacaaacctggctTCATCCAGCAT tgtgaaaCAGGATGTCCTGATGGACGTCCAGGGAATCCTTGTGTCTTATAAGGTCGTGTTGAGGATGATTGCGTGTGG GACACTGACGTCAAG tgacgtgtgtgtggagcttcCTTTCAAACTCATGAATCCAAATCCTGAACCAG
- the LOC131462132 gene encoding S-arrestin-like isoform X2 has protein sequence MSPKHIVFKKVSHDKSVTVYMAKRDFVDHCDFVDPVDGVILIDPLQLQGRKVYVMLSCTFRYGRQDMDVMGVAFRRDLFLVTRQVYPELQDKDTLTHTKIQKKLLQKLGDNAFPFFFEFPDNLPCSVTMQPGPLDVGKKCAVEFEVKAFCGENRDEKINKQSSVRLSIRKIQFSPALSDVAPVAETTFEFLMSENPLHVKMSLPKETFYHGEPVKVNVDITNSSSRNIKNISLSVEQVTNVVLYSNDKYVKSVAIEETEDTVPAGTSLRTDYTLFPVLAYNRERRGLALDGRLKHEDTNLASSSIVKQDVLMDVQGILVSYKVVLRMIACGTLTSSDVCVELPFKLMNPNPEPVRLRTWSLRSLNEPT, from the exons ATGAGTCCAAAACACATCGTCTTCAAGAAAGTTTCCCACGACAAGTCG GTGACGGTCTACATGGCCAAAAGAGACTTTGTGGATCACTGTGACTTTGTGGATCCAGTTG ATGGCGTGATCCTCATCGATCCACTGCAGCTGCAGGGAAggaaag TGTATGTGATGCTGTCCTGCACGTTTCGGTACGGCCGTCAGGACATGGACGTGATGGGCGTGGCCTTCAGGCGGGACCTGTTCCTGGTGACCCGGCAAGTTTACCCCGAGTTGCaggacaaagacacactgactcacacaaagATCCAAAAGAAGCTGCTGCAGAAGCTTGGAGACAACGCCTTTCCCTTCTTCTTCGAG tttCCAGATAACCTGCCGTGTTCTGTCACAATGCAGCCGGGACCACTGGATGTGGGAAAG AAATGTGCGGTGGAGTTTGAGGTGAAGGCATTCTGTGGTGAAAACAGAGAtgagaaaatcaacaaaca GAGTTCAGTTCGTCTGAGTATCCGTAAGATCCAGTTCAGTCCAGCACTCAGTGACGTGGCTCCGGTCGCAGAGACGACCTTTGAGTTCCTGATGTCAGAGAATCCACTGCATGTCAAAATGAGTCTGCCCAAAGAG ACATTTTACCACGGCGAGCCGGTCAAAGTCAACGTTGACATCACCAACTCGTCAAGCAGGAATATCAAAAACATCAGTCTGTCAG TGGAGCAGGTGACCAACGTTGTTCTTTACTCCAACGACAAATACGTCAAGTCTGTGGCCATAGAGGAGACCGA GGACACAGTTCCTGCAGGGACATCTCTGAGGACAGACTACACACTGTTTCCAGTCCTGGCTTACAACAGAGAACGTAGAGGACTGGCCCTGGACGGACGACTGAAACAtgaggacacaaacctggctTCATCCAGCAT tgtgaaaCAGGATGTCCTGATGGACGTCCAGGGAATCCTTGTGTCTTATAAGGTCGTGTTGAGGATGATTGCGTGTGG GACACTGACGTCAAG tgacgtgtgtgtggagcttcCTTTCAAACTCATGAATCCAAATCCTGAACCAG